The following are encoded in a window of Anoplopoma fimbria isolate UVic2021 breed Golden Eagle Sablefish chromosome 3, Afim_UVic_2022, whole genome shotgun sequence genomic DNA:
- the fggy gene encoding FGGY carbohydrate kinase domain-containing protein, which yields MAEVYYVGVDVGTASVRAALVTRTGLLKATAEEPISIWEPQSDHYVQSSTEIWGKCCTVVKRVTQGVEKSQVRGIGFDATCSLVVLDQSFQPVPVNQEGDKQRNIVMWMDHRAEDQAARITNTGHRVLSRVGGVMSPEMQPPKLLWLKENLRQSCWNKAAHFFDLPDFLSWKATGSLTRSLCTLVCKWTYCPPDGWDAGFWTDIGLEDLLENNFSKIGSVTCSPGSPLGDGLTQDAAADLGLEPGTAVGASLIDAHAGGLGVIGADMRGFQLPREDQPITSRMAMICGTSTCHMAISKQPLFVPGVWGPCLSAMVPGLWLNEGGQSATGRLIDHMVKGHAAYAQLQEQARQRYPLTGENIYSYLNNHLSSIATSVSSVDLLGSSLHVWPDFHGNRSPLADPTLKGMVIGLPLSQTLDDLALLYLATLQALALGTLHILEAMKEAGHDIRTLFLCGGLSKNALFVQIHANATGLPVVLPDQMEAVLIGAAILGACASQDYSSIQEAMEGMAKVGKVVQPDFELQSFYERKYKVFLRLFSHQREYQALMNQR from the exons ATGGCGGAGGTTTATTATGTCGGGGTGGACGTGGGCACAGCCAGTGTGAGGGCTGCACTGGTGACCAGGACCGGCCTGCTGAAGGCCACTGCAGAGGAGCCCATCAGCATCTGGGAGCCCCAGTCTGACCACTATGTCCAGTCCTCCACTGAGATCTGGGGAAAATGCTGCACAGTTGTCAAG AGAGTTACCCAAGGTGTGGAGAAGAGTCAGGTACGAGGGATCGGCTTCGACGCCACCTGCTCACTAGTGGTTTTGGACCAAAGCTTCCAGCCTGTGCCAGTCAATCAGGAGG GTGACAAACAAAGGAACATAGTGATGTGGATGGACCATCGGGCTGAGGATCAGGCCGCCCGTATAACCAACACTGGCCACAGGGTCCTGAGCCGGGTGGGAGGGGTCATGTCACCAGAGATGCAACCCCCTAAGCTGCTCTGGCTCAAAGAG AATCTAAGACAAAGCTGCTGGAACAAAGCTGCTCACTTCTTCGACCTTCCCGACTTCCTGTCGTGGAAGGCAACAGGCTCTTTGACACG GTCTTTATGTACTCTGGTGTGTAAATGGACTTATTGCCCTCCAGATGGATGGGATGCTGGTTTTTGGACCGACATTGGACTCGAGGATCTCCTTGAAAACAACTTTTCCAAAATAG GCAGCGTGACTTGTTCTCCAGGGAGCCCGTTGGGAGACGGCCTCACCCAGGACGCAGCAGCAGATTTGGGTTTGGAGCCAGGAACTGCAGTCGGTGCTTCTCTCATTGATGCTCATGCTGGAGGCCTTG GTGTGATAGGTGCAGATATGAGAGGTTTTCAGTTGCCACGTGAGGACCAGCCGATCACCTCACGCATGGCGATGATCTGTGGAACATCAACCTGTCACATGGCG ATCAGCAAGCAGCCTCTGTTTGTGCCAGGAGTGTGGGGGCCCTGCCTGTCTGCCATGGTGCCTGGTTTGTGGCTCAACGAGGGAGGACAGAGTGCTACAGGAAGGCTG atCGACCACATGGTGAAGGGCCACGCCGCCTACGCCCAGCTCCAGGAACAGGCTCGGCAGAG ATATCCCCTTACTGGCGAGAACATCTACAGCTACCTGAACAACCACCTGAGCTCAATTGCTACCTCTGTGTCGTCTGTCGACCTGCTGGGCTCCAGCCTTCACGTGTGGCCGGACTTCCACGGGAACCGGTCGCCCCTGGCTGACCCAACCTTGAAGGGCATG GTGATCGGACTGCCACTCTCCCAAACCTTGGATGACTTGGCCCTGCTCTATTTGGCCACTCTACAAGCCCTCGCT CTTGGTACTCTTCATATTCTGGAAGCCATGAAAGAAGCCGGTCATGACATCAGAACCCTCTTCCTGTGTGGCGGGTTGAGCAAAAACGCCCTGTTTGTCCAGATTCACGCCAACGCTACAG GATTGCCTGTGGTGTTGCCTGACCAGATGGAGGCTGTGTTGATAGGAGCAGCAATCCTTGGTGCATGTGCATCACAGGACTACAGCAGTATACAG GAGGCAATGGAGGGAATGGCTAAAGTGGGGAAAGTTGTTCAGCCTGACTTTGAGCTCCAGAG cTTCTATGAGAGAAAGTACAAAGTGTTCCTGCGACTGTTCTCCCACCAGAGGGAGTACCAGGCCCTCATGAACCAGAGATGA
- the LOC129110677 gene encoding transcription factor Jun-like, with the protein MEATFYDEAVNGSSSQHDGPTVYGFNPKTLKQTMTLNLNDPRHFKPQLSAKALDILTSPDVGLLKLASPELERLIIQSCTGLTTPTPTQFVCPKNITDEQEGFAEGFVRALAELHYHQQPPAAAHPDAQTGMGSDSAASESDGVPYSCTVRADPPEYTNLGAFSRAVGSGSAPASDRHQPLSYPSHSSMEHSLAAARNSRLHALKEEPQTVPEMSGDTPPLSPINMENQERIKAERKRMRNRVAASKCRKRKLERISRLEDRVKNLKTQNTELVSSANVLRDELALLKQKVMDHVNSGCQLILTQQLQAY; encoded by the coding sequence ATGGAAGCGACGTTTTACGACGAAGCCGTGAATGGCTCCAGCTCTCAGCATGACGGGCCCACGGTGTATGGGTTCAACCCCAAAACCCTGAAACAGACCATGACGCTGAACCTCAACGACCCGAGACACTTCAAGCCCCAGCTGAGCGCCAAGGCCCTGGACATCCTCACGTCCCCAGATGTCGGCTTGCTGAAGCTGGCCTCGCCTGAACTGGAGAGACTGATCATCCAGTCCTGCACCGGGCTGACGACTCCCACCCCGACCCAGTTCGTCTGCCCCAAGAACATCACGGACGAGCAGGAGGGGTTCGCTGAAGGCTTCGTGAGGGCTCTGGCGGAGCTCCACTACCACCAGCAGCCCCCCGCCGCCGCCCACCCTGACGCACAGACCGGCATGGGGTCCGACTCTGCTGCGTCCGAGAGCGACGGGGTCCCGTACAGCTGCACGGTGCGCGCCGACCCGCCGGAGTACACGAACTTGGGGGCTTTCAGTCGGGCTGTGGGCTCCGGGTCTGCACCTGCCAGCGACAGGCACCAGCCTTTAAGTTACCCGTCCCACAGCAGCATGGAGCACAGTCTGGCGGCAGCGCGCAACTCGCGGCTACACGCACTCAAAGAGGAGCCGCAGACGGTGCCCGAGATGTCCGGCGACACCCCGCCGCTCTCCCCCATCAACATGGAGAACCAGGAGCGCATCAAAGCGGAGAGGAAGCGCATGAGGAACAGGGTGGCCGCCTCCAAATGCCGGAAAAGGAAGCTGGAGAGGATCTCCCGGCTGGAGGACAGGGTCAAAAACCTCAAGACCCAAAACACGGAGCTGGTTTCCTCTGCCAACGTCCTCCGGGACGAGCTGGCCCTGCTCAAGCAGAAGGTCATGGACCACGTTAACAGCGGCTGCCAGCTCATTTTGACGCAGCAGCTCCAAGCTTACTAG